Proteins encoded within one genomic window of Alcanivorax sp. REN37:
- the rpsO gene encoding 30S ribosomal protein S15 — translation MALSAEQKAQILKDFGQKDGDTGSPEVQVALLTANINGLQDHFKSHKKDHHGRRGLIRMVNQRRKLLDYLAKKDHGRYTQLIERLGLRR, via the coding sequence ATGGCGCTGAGCGCAGAACAGAAAGCACAGATCCTGAAGGACTTTGGCCAGAAAGATGGCGACACCGGTTCCCCGGAAGTCCAAGTAGCCCTGCTGACCGCCAACATCAATGGCCTGCAGGACCACTTCAAGTCCCACAAGAAGGATCACCATGGCCGTCGCGGTCTGATCCGCATGGTAAACCAGCGCCGTAAGCTGCTGGACTACCTGGCGAAGAAAGACCACGGTCGCTACACCCAGCTGATCGAGCGTCTGGGCCTGCGCCGCTAA